A stretch of DNA from Arctopsyche grandis isolate Sample6627 chromosome 6, ASM5162203v2, whole genome shotgun sequence:
gtagagaacattttgaaaaaaatcaacactTTCAAACGAATGAGTACAAAATTCATAGTTTACtaacacaatacatatatttcgatgcggtgcaaacgatcgacaagcgccagacagactgaaccacagattaacgacacttgtaccttatgcgtgcgcactgctcgcacttacactaagcgaaatctacccagAGTCCCGACATGTGTATACgttatgtgcttctgatactttagttccgaattttgccttattaaactcgccagaaagatccaactcaattttaacaattaccattttaataattgcatctgtgcacatcgaaaggttactcgtcatctgatgtgcaatctatcatccGTGAaatcgagaattgcgtttaaagcagccatccagtttaatctgtggttcagtctgtctggcgcttgtcgatcgtttgcaacAAACCCATATATTTATCTAAGCAACAGTGTATAGTATGctttatatatacttatatgtaaggtttatttaatataattttaaaggaATAGTTTTTGAACTAAGCGTGTATCTCttctttgtaatatataatttcgaaagagactttgtaagtatgtaagtattgttggttcgtaaatccatgacgtcatcattcaaataaatttgaataaaataaaatgtttactattagattggccatgtttaagcggtttgtattacaaatcccgagcgaagccgggtaaaaacactagtattatataagttTAAAATATATGGTTGTCCCGCGTTGATTATCAATTTAGTTTCTGTCTGTGAAACCGACTGTAATAAATCGGGCGtgtgtaataatttaaaattctgcaTTAAATGCTTGTGTAGGCCCATTTCCTGCAATCGCACTGCGATGAGGTCACGAGTATAAAACTATGCGAATTCAAACCACTGACTGGAAATGCAAACTCATATCTcggaataaatatgtaaaaatatacaaaagtaatgaGTGGATCCACTCTACGGTCGTTTATCTAAAAATTTGCGGTATGATATTAACATAGTATattgtcaaataaataattcataatgcGATAGTTGGTACCTGGTGTGCTCTCAACCATGACCTATTcgaattaaaattcatatttttatcgaTTATGCGTCATTTTTATAATGCAAGTGCTCGCTTAGTAGCatctttatattaaaattaagttataatatagtcaaatttaaattttggtcAAAGTATGCGTGTGCGTGCCAAAGAATGGTATTTTATCACGGTATTTATGACCGACATTGGTCATTCGATGATGGTAATCTGTCTTCTGAACGTTTGTAGAGGATTTTTTACTTAATTGAACGCATAGACGTTAATTACGACGGCATTCCTACGTCGTATAAACCGTCTTCAATAGATGAAGAATTCTCAAGTGTGGGCGGGCAACAGTCTGAATTCATCACATTTTTATGCTTGCGAAACGTTCAGATTTCATCACAAGCCGGGAACTACTAGAAAAATGGGAACTCGTCTATATCTAGGCCCCCCTGCTGGATAGattatttattggttcagtcaaattatttgaaaacgTTCACTTCTTCCATTGTGTATTTCGATAGCGagtttttttctttgattttttccATTTATCTATAGCTTGTTATAATGGATTtgggtatttgaaataaaatttaattcgatTTAATTTGTTGTATAGGTGCTTTCAAAAACTTCGGCGAGAAGACGGCAGCCCTCTTCGACCGAAAAAAGAAAGATGCCTCCAACTTGGCTGCAGAAAAGGTTGCAGAGGCTTCACACATGGTAGAAGACCAAGCAAAGAAAGTCGGTGATACCATTCAGACCACCAAGAGTGATGCTGAAAAGGCCGCATTGGATGCCGCTACATCAGGTAATGAATCCGTCTAAGTAAACCATAATTTCAATGTCGTtcaaaagtttaaaattcatcCTATTTTTATTCAGCGGCCGGTACAGCATCAAACACCAAGCAATCGGCCATCGATTCTCTCGAcaaagaattcaataaaatgggAATGGCGGCAGAAGATGCTAAAAATTCCGCTAGCAAGGTAATTAAAATTTCTACTGCCCATTATTAAGTCGCTTTAAGGAGCCTGTGTAGTTtgcaaatgaatttaaaatacactTAAATAATAATGTGATGTTTTTTCAGGCTATTGACGATGGTAAACGCGCTATTGACGATACCCGGCAAGCAGCAACCACTGCCATTGATAGCACTAAGAAAGCTGTAGAAGATACAAAGAGTATGTATTTTGGATTATATTCGATAAAATGAGTACATCCTGATTATCTCCATGTCCTAATCGTAACAATAGACCATACTGATCAAAAGctgtttaaattttcttttatattacaatGTGTATTGtgttcaatattaattttaatttgaattatctATGCCTTCCAGATACTATCAACCAAACAGTAGACCACACCAAACAAGCTGCAGATGATGTCCGTAAAGCAGCTGAAGAGGCTAAAAACAATGCATTAAAAGCGGCAGAAGCTGCCAAAGAACAGGCTAGAAATGCTGCCAGTGAGTAATACACATATGTTTTTAATATGCCGTCGAGTCAATaattacttatattttatttatagatttgTTGCGAAAACAATTGATACCCTTCAAGGTTCATCAGAATCTTTGCTTTTCAATGAACTTGATCTGGTGTTGAATTgagttatttttgtttttatctgaaaataataattcgcgtaacaaaaataaataacggaATTGATTCATATAGAAAATTTCTCAATGGTAAAATAGTTCTTCTGAGTGctatattgaattaattaaaaaaaaatatccatattTTAAACCAGTGGCTTCTAAACTTATTGCTACTAGGCCTtccttttgaaaaaaatctaatcaaaccttcattatttcataaaataatacaaacatttttaaatgataaaaatttattaatacaaaaaaatacaaatataattgacaaaacaataaaattcttCTTTCAACTGTATTATCATATCAGCTATTGGTATTTATTACAACTGTTTTGAATATGTTTTGCCGAACATTATTTCAACCATATCAATAGCCGCTGACGAATAGTATCACTCCCATTGTATgtggatttttttacattttgtgaTTCTGTAAGAAACTTTGTGCGATGCTAGCAAAGCATTTGATGGCACATTAACTATTTTCTTGAATGTTTGCTTCTGTTTATTAGacaatctaatttttttttgaaaaaatgttatAGGCTTACCAACATATTCAGAATGCATAGTTTCAAAGTGccgtgttttaatttatttgatctcGTACTATCTGCAACCAAAACTTTCGTACAGAGCAAACACACTGGTCTTTCCAAGCCATTTATAATACACTTACGCGCTTGTGAATCTCAATGATAAATAAGATGAATTGTATTTTCTTGTCTAGATATTTCTACTTCCTTGTTCCTTGTCGCTTATATTCCTACTATCTTTACTTTTATTACCAtcagtattttaattattagtgGATTTTCTTTGTAACCCATCAAAACTTACATGCGTTTCAGGaatagattttaatattatattttgaaagtttatttataagtacctatatattattttattttgttataaagTAACGCGCCTCTTTGTactagtccgcgcctcccagttttgAAATCGTTATTCTAAACTATTATTAGAGACTTCGTCATTATAAATTTCTAAatctattgtatgtacatatgtatatcagtgctTACATGTCATGTATTGAATAccaatttataattatagatgCCGCTGTTGAACAAGGAAAGAATGCTGCCAATAAAGCCGCCGAAGAAGCTTCAAATGCAGTGACAGGATTGGTAGACCAAGGTTTGCAACAAGTTGAAGGTGCAATCGACAGTGGAATGAAAGCAGCTAGTGAAAAAGCAGATGAGAAATTGAAACATGCCGACAAATATATCGACGAGAAAAGGGAAATGGTATGTAAAAGTACTCAACTTAATTACTCTGTTATTTgtagatttttaatatttataatgtattttttttattttagttgatTGCTGGTGTTACATCCGCCACGCAGAAGGCTGCCGAATCAGGAGCTGAAGGTGCACATGGCCTCCTCGGAAAGGCGACGGGTCTTGTCCCCTTCAAGTAAATCTTCTCACTGTGGAGCGTGTCGCgcctatatttaattttagtgcTTACCTTGatattgtcaaaatattaaattaagattatcATCGCAGACTGCGCTTTATAAATCCGACGGAGGTTGCTTCGTTGGGCGATTCAACATTTTCGCCATACATACTGAATAAtttagtacatattttatatattcatattcaatttCAACTATGCCTTATGGTGCTTTTCCACTCAAAGCTGTAGTGCTGCCGAGTGCAAACGATGGGAATCATACACTTTCGTTTGATTTACAATCCCACTATTCAAGCTTAACGTTGTCAAAGCTGCAGAGGAAAGTCACCGTTACAGAGAAAAAGTACTGCAAAATGTGCATTTCATGCAATTAGCATTAAAAAGTGTgatatttgtatgtttatgaGTGAAGCTGCAACGGGTTATCAAATAAGATGTTTAGAATTAAAATTTAccatttaaatgtatattaaaaattattatatatatatttttttttgtcactgTGCGCCTTTCACACGTATATTGAATGTTGTAGTTTCACAATTAATCTGCTAAAGACTAAATTCAACTTTGATTTTCTTTCATTattgtatttgatttaaaaaagtgcAATAATAGTGTGACTTTATAACGTTTTGCTCCAATTCTCACTTATGGTAAATACGTGCAGTAAtgttatttgtaaatatatgtatgtgtatatggaTTTATTTAAActcgaagaaaaaaaatctaaattcagATCCAGAAACGTTTACCAATCTCTATTATTGCAGTGTCCGTCCAACAATACGTTCATAATTCCAACGTTTGAAAACAGTTGCTCTCTCGCGAtacgcatatattatattattgaaatgtttacATCGATGTGTATTGTCTTTTTTTTACCagttatgaattatttttaagttttttttttacaaaatatgtatatttaagttcAGCACAACATTGGATTGACGATTGTTTATATCGATACCTAAATTGCAACAGTATTCATCTCAATCTCTTTGGTTAGCTTATGCTATCTAATGAATATTAGtttgtatctttttttttgtgattgtaaaaataaatgtaaatgacaaaacatttcaaattgttttattagtttttattataataattaaatgaatttgttcactgaaaaaatatttaaataaacacatGAAACAACTCTTACAAGTTTTGCAACAAAGAACAAcaaagaaaaatacatataaacattacaAGTCacatcttaaccctttgaatgctaaccAATGCCGATCGGCATTTTACCAACAAGTCCAcgggcctgaaatacgccgataggcgtattTTGTaggttgtattttgagcatgtataaagtaaacaagaatactacctttAAAGAATACTAATAAGCcattccaggtagcattgaaaaaaaatgcattggacatgggtcgtgtaatccatgtcattcatttgtcaacgtttataaagaccggTTTACACTgtaatttcttaatttataaccatagcagaatttcccgatggaaatccctaactgctgagtattttagattgtgagcattacattttaacaacaatgaagatggaactaattttggaaaaatacattcattaatagacttattttgtttattttatattgttgcaagatatattagaaagcctaaacacacctttacaaaactcgaaatcctcggcggtggtTATCTAGGGTACTGAGTATCTAAGGTTTGTTTGAATTAGttgcaatttttatacctgctttttattggatttctaaataattctagttagaaatgttggcgaaattttcagcgtggcaggttttcaacagaaaagacgtcagcactcaaaaggGTTAACATAGAGGAGTCGCcatttacaattaattaataacaaaattacaaATACGGCTGCCAACCATGAAACAGCCTCGACAAATTTTTAATATCCATAGCCTGTTGAATAAGACGAGCTACCTGTCCTGACGTAGCTAATATGCTGCCGAATTCAATTCCGTCCAGTTTGTTTCGGATGCGAAGTAAAGCTCTTTCAGCTTCACTACCAGATCCTTCATTGcctaaaaattcaataaacgcATTACACATAATCGAAATAAACTCGCCCAATATGAAACAATTCAACAGTCATCACTCACTGCTAGTGCGAGATGTGGAAAGAGTCATTAGACTACTGGTAATACTGTTTTGATTCTTGTTGTTTTGTTCCTCATTCACTGTCCAAATATACAACGGATCGCATAGCAACACTTCCAAAATTGTTAACAATATTTCCTGATTAGATTTCAGAACATCCATGGTTTTTTCGCATGATCTGTTGGCAGTTGATTAagaatttgaaaaattgttatttttttatgagaACATCGGAATAAGAGTTAACCTTTTGAAGACACCCTCAACTCCAGTACATCCAAATCCTGCTACCATATCTTGAGTCAACCTAAACGGAACTGTCTCGGGAGTCGGCTGCAATCTTCCTTGTTCGAAAGCTACAcctataaaattatgttttcaattAGAGTGAGTTTACTTTGGGATGTCAATGAGtgagattttattttaccaaAATCAATGTGTACAACTTCAGCAGTTGATAAATCGA
This window harbors:
- the LOC143913408 gene encoding uncharacterized protein LOC143913408, whose product is MFSGISGAFKNFGEKTAALFDRKKKDASNLAAEKVAEASHMVEDQAKKVGDTIQTTKSDAEKAALDAATSAAGTASNTKQSAIDSLDKEFNKMGMAAEDAKNSASKAIDDGKRAIDDTRQAATTAIDSTKKAVEDTKNTINQTVDHTKQAADDVRKAAEEAKNNALKAAEAAKEQARNAANAAVEQGKNAANKAAEEASNAVTGLVDQGLQQVEGAIDSGMKAASEKADEKLKHADKYIDEKREMLIAGVTSATQKAAESGAEGAHGLLGKATGLVPFK